Proteins encoded together in one Neobacillus sp. FSL H8-0543 window:
- a CDS encoding endospore germination permease, translating to MNKYSKHQITFMQYIFLIHGVQIGIGVLTLPREVAEKAGTDGWIAIIIGWLLSTLAGLIIIQVLEKYPNGTILDLLTHYFGKWVGKISAVIFILYFSFLTSIIFIREGLFIQFWILPQIDLALLLLLLSIPSYLIVRNNISILGRYSELIFFMTGWMIFFYVVPLKEAHLLHLLPVIKEGWKPILTTVKTTIFSYMGFEIVFFLHPFLQNKQKASVGFVIANTLTLIVFLFITLVAFAFYSPDEITQYREPTINLLKIIEFRFFERIEIVFFSLYLFVISTSVLPLLFMTVICTSQLFGNQDHSKYVIWFLLLNICYVFLSPPSFKSNEQLQKVVEPFVLILVCMFPICLWVYGWLYSRFKRRGLK from the coding sequence TTGAATAAATATTCAAAACATCAAATAACGTTCATGCAGTATATATTTTTGATTCATGGTGTACAAATTGGTATTGGAGTGTTAACACTTCCACGTGAAGTTGCTGAAAAAGCAGGGACGGATGGCTGGATTGCCATCATCATTGGCTGGCTGCTATCCACACTGGCAGGATTAATTATTATACAGGTTTTGGAAAAATACCCCAATGGAACGATCCTTGATCTTTTGACCCATTATTTTGGAAAGTGGGTCGGGAAGATTTCAGCTGTAATTTTCATTTTGTATTTTTCCTTTTTGACATCGATCATTTTTATTAGGGAAGGGCTCTTTATCCAATTTTGGATTTTACCACAAATAGATCTTGCGTTATTGTTGTTACTGTTATCCATTCCTAGTTATCTTATTGTTCGAAATAATATCAGTATATTGGGCAGATATTCTGAATTAATTTTCTTTATGACAGGATGGATGATTTTCTTTTATGTAGTTCCATTGAAGGAAGCACATTTGCTTCACCTGCTACCTGTCATTAAGGAGGGCTGGAAACCAATCCTTACAACTGTCAAAACAACTATTTTTTCCTATATGGGCTTTGAGATTGTATTTTTCCTCCATCCATTTCTGCAAAATAAACAAAAAGCGTCCGTCGGTTTTGTGATAGCCAACACACTTACACTAATCGTATTTTTATTTATAACACTAGTTGCCTTTGCTTTTTATAGTCCAGATGAAATCACTCAATATAGGGAACCAACCATTAATCTTTTAAAAATAATTGAGTTTAGATTTTTTGAAAGAATAGAAATTGTCTTTTTTTCTTTGTATTTATTTGTGATTTCGACGAGTGTCCTTCCGCTTTTATTTATGACTGTAATTTGTACAAGTCAATTATTCGGTAATCAGGATCACAGTAAATATGTGATTTGGTTTTTACTGCTTAACATTTGTTATGTTTTTCTATCACCCCCATCATTTAAAAGCAATGAGCAGCTTCAAAAAGTAGTAGAACCTTTTGTTCTGATACTTGTGTGTATGTTTCCCATATGCTTATGGGTATATGGCTGGCTTTATAGCCGCTTTAAAAGGAGAGGCCTAAAATGA
- a CDS encoding ECF transporter S component, producing the protein MKKQSMWSFRFSTAALVMIPAAVGINYIGKLFAGLLKLPLWLDSIGTVLASMLAGPVIGALAGAINNIIYGLTVDPISFVYGITSVAIGLGVGILFYKGYISSWGKAALAGIIIGLVATVVSTPINIAFWGGQTGNVWGDALFAVVLANTDSIWLASLLDEIVVDVPDKLMVVLISYGIFKGLPRNVAQLYNYNNKIETLD; encoded by the coding sequence ATGAAAAAACAAAGCATGTGGTCGTTTCGCTTTTCAACTGCGGCATTAGTCATGATACCAGCAGCGGTAGGAATTAACTATATCGGTAAACTATTTGCCGGTTTGTTAAAGCTACCATTATGGTTGGATTCAATCGGAACGGTTTTAGCTAGTATGCTCGCAGGTCCAGTCATTGGTGCATTGGCAGGGGCGATCAATAATATTATTTATGGATTAACCGTTGATCCGATTTCATTCGTCTATGGAATTACCAGTGTCGCCATTGGTTTAGGGGTAGGGATTTTATTTTACAAGGGTTATATTTCGAGTTGGGGAAAGGCGGCACTCGCTGGAATCATAATCGGACTTGTTGCGACGGTTGTTTCCACACCTATTAATATTGCTTTCTGGGGTGGACAAACGGGGAACGTCTGGGGCGATGCATTATTTGCAGTAGTTCTAGCAAACACTGATTCTATTTGGCTAGCATCCTTGCTTGATGAAATCGTTGTGGATGTCCCGGATAAGTTAATGGTCGTTCTCATTAGCTACGGTATTTTCAAAGGATTACCGCGTAATGTTGCTCAATTATACAATTACAATAATAAGATAGAGACTCTTGATTAA
- a CDS encoding spore germination protein, giving the protein MLFSRRYNRKKRHNHSSLKNQHDVLSQNPISSVLLENLSGIQDKFNDTPDLIVKQFIIKQTTSSAALVYLSGLTDKTAINNNVLNPLLFKADQDDNYFDIKVSLGLVKETNTWRKIESAILQGNSVLFVDGRFEAYIFDTQAWPQRAVEDSSVESSLRGAHEGFTESGGNNIALIRRHIPNRELKIKELTVGERGNTKISIMYLADVVNPEVLKELVDRIKQLDVDSILNAAVLAEYIEDNPFSPFPQLFLTERPDYAAFEILHGRIVTVVDRSPNVIIGPTTFEAFFKSTDDYSSRWIVASFIRLLRYFGFFVAVFMPATYIAVISFHFEVIPLKLLMSVAASRERVPFPPFIEAIIMEITLEMLREAGIRLPAKIGQTVGIVGGIVIGQAAVQAGIVSNIMVIVVALTAIASFIIPNYDMGAAIRMLRFPMMIGASLFGFVGLTVGLMTLIAHMIALESLGTPFGSPIAPLRFTDWKDVFIRFPQWSILKRPKSTRSIQIKKANSNRPEGDEH; this is encoded by the coding sequence ATGCTTTTTTCTCGAAGATACAATAGAAAAAAGAGGCACAATCATTCATCTTTAAAAAACCAACACGATGTCCTCAGCCAAAACCCTATAAGTTCGGTCTTATTGGAGAATCTTTCAGGTATACAAGACAAGTTTAATGACACCCCTGATTTAATTGTGAAGCAGTTTATCATAAAGCAAACAACAAGTTCAGCTGCACTCGTCTATTTGAGTGGTCTTACAGATAAAACGGCTATTAATAATAATGTGTTGAACCCTCTATTATTTAAGGCCGATCAAGATGACAACTACTTTGATATTAAGGTATCACTTGGTCTTGTAAAAGAAACCAATACATGGAGGAAAATTGAAAGTGCTATTTTACAGGGCAACAGTGTGTTATTTGTTGATGGACGGTTTGAGGCGTATATATTTGATACGCAGGCATGGCCGCAAAGGGCAGTTGAAGATTCTTCTGTTGAGTCTTCCTTACGGGGAGCGCATGAAGGATTTACCGAATCAGGAGGCAATAATATTGCTTTAATTCGCAGGCATATTCCCAACCGTGAACTGAAAATTAAGGAGCTAACAGTTGGCGAAAGAGGAAATACGAAAATTTCAATTATGTATTTGGCCGATGTTGTAAATCCTGAAGTATTAAAGGAGTTAGTAGATAGAATTAAACAACTGGATGTTGACAGTATATTAAATGCGGCAGTATTAGCAGAATACATTGAGGACAATCCTTTTTCTCCTTTCCCGCAATTGTTTCTCACGGAACGTCCTGATTATGCAGCTTTTGAAATTCTACATGGGAGAATCGTTACGGTTGTGGATCGGTCACCCAATGTCATCATCGGTCCAACCACATTTGAAGCTTTTTTCAAGAGTACTGATGATTATAGTTCACGTTGGATTGTTGCTTCTTTTATACGTCTCTTAAGATATTTTGGTTTTTTCGTCGCAGTATTTATGCCGGCTACCTATATAGCTGTTATTTCCTTTCACTTTGAAGTCATTCCTTTAAAGTTGCTTATGTCGGTTGCTGCATCCAGAGAACGTGTTCCCTTCCCGCCTTTCATTGAAGCAATTATTATGGAGATCACACTAGAAATGCTGCGTGAAGCAGGAATACGCCTGCCAGCCAAGATAGGTCAAACCGTCGGAATCGTTGGAGGTATTGTCATTGGTCAGGCAGCTGTGCAGGCAGGTATCGTAAGTAATATCATGGTGATTGTCGTAGCCTTGACTGCAATTGCTTCTTTTATTATTCCTAATTATGATATGGGTGCTGCCATTCGAATGCTCCGATTTCCGATGATGATCGGTGCTTCGTTATTTGGATTTGTGGGACTTACAGTCGGATTAATGACTTTAATCGCACATATGATTGCACTTGAATCTTTAGGTACTCCCTTTGGCAGCCCAATAGCACCATTACGATTCACAGATTGGAAGGATGTATTTATTCGTTTTCCACAGTGGTCTATCTTAAAGCGCCCTAAAAGTACCAGATCCATTCAAATAAAAAAGGCTAACTCTAATCGTCCAGAGGGTGACGAACATTGA
- a CDS encoding energy-coupling factor transporter transmembrane component T, with protein sequence MKSISLYTERASIVHDIDPITKLYYIVFVIMVPIILPSFTISFICVGINILLLLVAKVFRKTLPVFGFVLLVLITVVIIQGMFRPENETVLFTSGPVIMYEEGLLYALKITLRVISIVGSFMILVLTTKPSDLVESLVRKGLSPRIGYVIISVFQIIPEMVAMMGTIMDAQRARGMETEGNLLVRIKAFLPLLGPVVLGSLINTRERAMALEVRGFNSQAPKTYLYEEKTYVHSKALQFGLFVIMVGALAWRLLS encoded by the coding sequence TTGAAATCAATAAGCTTATATACAGAACGAGCCTCCATCGTTCATGATATTGATCCAATAACAAAGCTCTATTATATTGTTTTTGTAATTATGGTTCCTATCATTCTTCCATCGTTCACGATATCGTTTATCTGTGTGGGAATTAATATTCTATTATTACTCGTAGCAAAGGTTTTTAGAAAAACACTCCCCGTATTTGGATTTGTCCTTTTGGTTCTAATCACAGTCGTCATCATTCAAGGCATGTTTCGACCTGAAAATGAAACGGTCCTTTTTACATCAGGACCTGTCATCATGTATGAGGAAGGGTTGCTCTATGCTCTAAAGATTACGCTTCGGGTGATTAGTATCGTAGGTTCGTTCATGATTCTTGTCCTAACGACCAAACCGTCAGATTTGGTGGAATCACTCGTTCGAAAAGGGTTATCGCCTCGAATTGGCTATGTTATCATTTCGGTCTTTCAAATCATTCCGGAAATGGTTGCGATGATGGGGACGATTATGGATGCACAAAGGGCTCGAGGGATGGAGACTGAGGGAAACTTGCTAGTCAGGATCAAAGCGTTTTTACCGTTGTTAGGTCCTGTTGTTTTAGGTTCGCTGATTAATACACGGGAAAGAGCGATGGCATTGGAGGTAAGGGGCTTTAATTCACAAGCCCCGAAAACCTACTTATATGAGGAAAAGACGTATGTTCATAGTAAAGCCCTTCAGTTTGGATTGTTTGTAATAATGGTTGGTGCTTTAGCCTGGAGGTTACTATCATGA
- a CDS encoding ABC transporter ATP-binding protein has translation MKKIIIEGLKYKYPSSEIFALDNISFEVEKGEFIGIIGKNSTGKSTLCQAIVGLVPHFYKGAYGGKVLVDGLEVKNHSLAETSLKVGMVFQNPFTQVTGSKMTVYEEIAFGLENIGVPRTEIIERIDNVLKLLKIEHVKDHNPFDLSGGQMQRMAIASIIAMKPDVLVFDEPTSQLDPEGSEEVFQAIQSLSHQGITVIMAEHKMEKIAQFCNRVLLLDNGKMVDFDTPERIFSREDLEEYGVVAPVFTRVCKALGVKKGEFYPVTLEDALSVLGGRRND, from the coding sequence ATGAAGAAAATTATCATTGAAGGTTTGAAGTACAAATATCCCTCTTCTGAAATATTTGCCCTTGATAATATCTCCTTTGAGGTGGAGAAAGGGGAATTTATCGGCATTATCGGGAAAAATTCAACTGGGAAATCAACTCTGTGTCAAGCGATTGTTGGTCTTGTTCCGCATTTTTACAAAGGGGCATACGGTGGAAAGGTTCTGGTTGATGGATTAGAAGTGAAAAATCACTCGCTTGCAGAGACTTCGTTAAAGGTGGGAATGGTTTTTCAAAATCCGTTTACACAGGTAACGGGGTCAAAGATGACCGTTTATGAAGAAATTGCTTTCGGACTTGAGAATATCGGTGTACCTCGAACGGAAATCATTGAACGAATTGATAATGTGTTAAAGTTGTTAAAAATCGAGCATGTGAAGGACCATAATCCATTTGACTTGTCAGGCGGGCAAATGCAAAGGATGGCAATCGCGAGTATTATCGCCATGAAACCGGATGTGTTGGTGTTCGATGAACCGACTTCACAGCTTGATCCCGAAGGTTCGGAGGAGGTATTCCAAGCGATTCAAAGCTTGAGCCATCAGGGGATAACCGTAATTATGGCGGAACACAAAATGGAGAAAATTGCCCAGTTTTGTAATCGCGTACTACTGCTTGATAATGGGAAAATGGTTGATTTTGATACACCAGAAAGAATATTCTCAAGAGAAGATTTGGAGGAGTACGGTGTGGTTGCACCTGTATTTACCCGAGTCTGTAAGGCCTTGGGAGTTAAAAAAGGTGAGTTTTATCCCGTTACACTAGAGGACGCACTTTCAGTATTGGGGGGTAGGAGAAATGATTAA
- a CDS encoding ABC transporter ATP-binding protein, which produces MINVSHLSFSYEIGTPILSEINLAFDQRTTAIIGQNGAGKTTLVKLLKGLLKPYNGEVLIKNIDVKTVTAAELAKTVGLVFQNPNDQIFKQKVLDEVMFGPLMIKMNKEVARQKALQALAMAGLSDKAEMNPHDLSLSEKKLLCIASVVAMDTDIIILDEPTIAQDQAGKEKIRHIINFLKTKRKLVMTIIHDMDFVAENFERTIVLSEGKVLLDGDTRYVFSQKDILREAHVEAPGITQLAQELGIKETVLSIEEFINTKKR; this is translated from the coding sequence ATGATTAATGTTTCCCATCTCTCTTTTTCTTATGAAATAGGAACCCCGATCCTTTCGGAAATTAATTTAGCATTTGACCAACGGACGACTGCGATTATCGGCCAAAATGGTGCAGGTAAAACGACGCTTGTTAAGTTGCTTAAGGGTTTATTGAAACCTTATAACGGAGAAGTTTTAATAAAGAATATTGATGTGAAGACTGTGACTGCGGCTGAACTTGCGAAAACAGTTGGACTCGTCTTTCAAAACCCAAATGATCAAATTTTTAAACAAAAGGTTTTAGATGAAGTAATGTTCGGCCCGCTGATGATTAAAATGAATAAAGAAGTGGCGAGACAGAAGGCCCTTCAGGCATTGGCGATGGCTGGACTCTCAGATAAAGCCGAAATGAATCCCCATGATTTAAGTTTATCGGAGAAAAAACTGCTTTGTATCGCCTCTGTTGTTGCCATGGATACTGATATTATTATTTTGGATGAGCCTACGATTGCGCAGGATCAAGCAGGAAAAGAGAAGATTCGCCATATAATCAACTTTTTAAAAACGAAAAGGAAACTGGTCATGACAATCATTCACGATATGGACTTTGTCGCTGAGAACTTTGAACGGACAATTGTCTTAAGTGAAGGGAAGGTACTTCTTGATGGAGATACCCGTTATGTTTTTTCACAAAAGGATATATTGCGAGAGGCACATGTCGAAGCACCTGGAATAACACAATTGGCGCAGGAATTGGGAATAAAGGAAACTGTTTTATCAATAGAAGAGTTTATTAATACTAAGAAACGTTAA